A window of Marinobacter salarius contains these coding sequences:
- the ltrA gene encoding group II intron reverse transcriptase/maturase, translating to MKTEATRMGQGIQEGAGRYPAETEVRVEADAGAHSWTNAEPNTLMEQVLERPNLMRAYQRVVSNKGAAGVDQMPVMALKGHLQQHWPTLRERLLAGDYHPQPVRRVSIPKPQGGERTLGIPTVQDRLIQQALHQVLSPTLEPTFSDHSYGFRPGRSAHQAVKAMQQHINDGHRWVVDLDLAQFFDRVNHDVLMSLLACRIADRRILTLIRRYLQAGMLEGGLVSPRREGTPQGGPLSPLLSNVLLTELDRELERRGHRFCRYADDCNIYVSSKRSGERVMASITHFLETRLRLKVNTVKSAVDRPWRRSFLGYSVSWHKRQVRLRVAPKSLKAFMAKLRPLLKRSRGQSLTTTIRNLNPVLRGWANYYRLTASKRSVEALDGWIRRRLRLILWQQWKRTRTRARNLVRLGLTEIRAWRSATNGRGPWWNSGATHMNAALPKRVFDRLSLVSLLDTMTRLQSRP from the coding sequence ATGAAGACAGAAGCGACCCGGATGGGGCAGGGCATTCAGGAAGGCGCTGGACGGTATCCGGCAGAGACTGAAGTCCGTGTCGAGGCAGACGCGGGGGCTCACTCGTGGACGAACGCGGAGCCGAACACGCTGATGGAACAGGTGCTTGAGCGCCCGAACCTGATGCGTGCGTATCAGCGGGTGGTATCCAATAAGGGTGCCGCCGGTGTCGATCAGATGCCGGTGATGGCCCTGAAGGGCCACCTGCAACAGCATTGGCCAACGCTGCGCGAGCGGCTGTTGGCCGGAGACTACCATCCTCAACCGGTCCGCCGGGTCAGTATCCCCAAGCCGCAAGGCGGGGAGCGGACACTGGGTATCCCAACGGTGCAGGACCGCCTGATCCAACAAGCCCTTCACCAGGTGCTGAGCCCGACGCTGGAACCGACCTTCTCGGATCACAGCTATGGGTTCCGCCCCGGTCGAAGTGCCCACCAGGCGGTCAAGGCGATGCAGCAACACATCAACGACGGCCACCGCTGGGTGGTCGATCTGGATCTGGCCCAGTTCTTTGACCGGGTCAACCACGATGTGCTGATGAGCCTGCTGGCTTGTCGCATAGCCGACCGGCGGATACTCACCCTGATCCGGCGTTACCTGCAAGCCGGCATGCTCGAAGGAGGACTGGTCAGCCCGAGACGGGAAGGCACGCCGCAAGGCGGCCCCCTGTCGCCCTTGCTCTCTAACGTGCTCCTGACCGAACTGGATCGGGAGCTGGAGCGGCGGGGACACCGGTTCTGCCGCTATGCGGACGACTGCAACATTTACGTCAGCAGCAAAAGATCCGGCGAACGGGTGATGGCCAGTATTACCCACTTCCTGGAAACGCGCTTGCGCCTGAAGGTGAATACGGTGAAAAGCGCCGTGGACCGCCCCTGGCGTCGGAGCTTTCTGGGTTACAGCGTGAGCTGGCATAAACGTCAGGTCCGGTTGAGAGTCGCGCCCAAAAGCCTGAAGGCCTTCATGGCCAAGCTTCGCCCCCTGCTGAAACGGTCACGGGGACAGTCGTTGACGACCACCATCCGGAACCTGAACCCGGTGCTGAGAGGCTGGGCAAATTACTATCGCCTGACCGCCTCGAAGCGTTCGGTCGAAGCCCTGGATGGCTGGATAAGACGGCGGCTTCGCCTGATCCTGTGGCAGCAGTGGAAGCGGACCCGCACGCGGGCCCGCAACCTGGTACGGCTAGGCTTGACTGAGATAAGGGCTTGGAGGAGCGCGACCAATGGTCGTGGACCCTGGTGGAACAGTGGCGCGACTCATATGAACGCGGCCCTGCCTAAGAGGGTATTCGACCGTCTGTCTCTGGTAAGCTTGCTGGATACGATGACTCGGCTTCAGAGCCGACCATGA
- the ltrA gene encoding group II intron reverse transcriptase/maturase — protein MRKYYSLYGQLLSKQRLYEAFRHIKRNKGAAGIDGQSLSAFEADLEVELSCLLLELKEKRYRAQPVRRVAIAKDDGGERLLGIPTVRDRVVQQALRSIIEPIFEPDFHPSSYGYRPGRSGHHAIGKAERFIRRYRRDWVVDMDLSKCFDTLNHDLIIRQFRQRITDGSVLSLLRQCLESGVMVGYHLEDTELGSPQGGVISPLIANVYLDAFDQFMKARGHRIVRYADDILILCGSRAGAENALRVAQSYLEGKLKLTVNATKTHIAHSDEGVKFLGVVIHMNYTRIQDKKVVKLKQTLKALTKRNRGIGLAAIIRELNPVLRGFASYFRVANCARVLKQVMSWLRRRLRCIQLKQWKKPSRLHRRLKQLGYKPPFRHIKMQSWRNAASPLASLALPNTYLHNDLKLMDLTKVKTGITVPEFGVS, from the coding sequence ATGAGGAAATACTACAGTCTGTACGGGCAATTGCTGTCAAAACAGCGCCTGTATGAAGCCTTCAGACACATCAAACGCAACAAGGGCGCGGCCGGAATCGATGGGCAGAGCCTGAGTGCGTTTGAGGCGGATCTGGAGGTGGAGCTGTCGTGCCTGTTGCTCGAGCTGAAGGAAAAGCGCTATCGGGCGCAGCCAGTCAGACGCGTAGCCATCGCCAAGGATGACGGCGGTGAGCGTCTGCTGGGCATTCCGACGGTTCGGGACCGGGTGGTGCAACAGGCGTTGCGCAGCATCATCGAACCGATCTTCGAGCCGGACTTCCACCCGTCGAGCTACGGGTACCGTCCGGGACGCAGTGGTCACCATGCCATTGGCAAGGCGGAGCGGTTCATCCGCCGCTACCGTCGTGACTGGGTTGTGGATATGGACCTGTCGAAATGCTTCGACACGTTAAACCACGATCTGATCATCCGCCAGTTCCGCCAACGGATCACGGACGGCAGTGTTCTGTCACTGTTGCGCCAGTGTCTGGAAAGCGGGGTGATGGTGGGGTACCACCTTGAAGACACGGAGCTGGGAAGCCCGCAGGGCGGCGTGATCAGTCCGCTGATTGCGAACGTCTATCTGGACGCCTTCGACCAGTTCATGAAGGCGCGGGGTCACCGGATCGTCCGCTATGCGGACGACATCCTGATCCTGTGCGGTTCACGAGCGGGCGCGGAGAATGCGTTACGGGTGGCCCAAAGCTACCTGGAAGGGAAGCTGAAGCTGACGGTTAACGCCACCAAAACCCACATCGCCCACAGCGATGAGGGGGTGAAGTTCCTGGGCGTGGTGATCCACATGAACTACACCCGCATCCAGGACAAGAAGGTGGTGAAGCTCAAGCAGACGCTGAAAGCGCTGACGAAGCGAAACCGGGGCATCGGGCTTGCGGCGATCATCCGCGAGCTGAACCCGGTGCTACGGGGCTTTGCCAGCTACTTCCGGGTGGCAAACTGCGCGCGGGTGCTGAAGCAGGTGATGAGCTGGTTAAGGCGGCGACTGCGCTGCATCCAGCTCAAGCAGTGGAAGAAGCCGAGCCGGCTGCATCGGAGGCTGAAACAGTTGGGCTACAAGCCCCCGTTCCGGCACATCAAGATGCAAAGCTGGCGCAATGCGGCGTCCCCACTGGCCAGTCTGGCCCTGCCCAACACCTACTTGCACAATGACCTGAAGTTGATGGATCTTACGAAGGTCAAAACCGGCATCACTGTTCCCGAGTTCGGGGTAAGTTAA
- the ltrA gene encoding group II intron reverse transcriptase/maturase — protein sequence MKTEATRMGQGIQRGAGRYPAETEARVEADTEAHSWTNAEPNTLMEQVLERQNLMRAYQRVVSNKGAAGIDQMPVTALKTHLQQHWPTLRERLLSGDYHPQPVRRVSIPKPQGGERILGIPTVQGRLIQQALHQVLSPMLEPSFSDHSYGFRPGRSAHQAVKAMQRHINDGHRWVVDLDLAQFFDRVNHDVLMSLLARRITDRRILTLIRRYLQTGTLDGGLVSPRREGAPQGGPLSPLLSNVLLTELDRELERRGHRFCRYADDCNIYVRSQRAGDRVMASITHYLETHLRLTINTAKSAVDRPWRRSFLGYSVSWHKRQVRLRIAPKSLRAYLAKLRPLLRRSRGQSLTTTIRNLNPVLRGWANYYRLTDTKRSVEALDGWIRRRLRLILWQQWKRTRTRARNLMRLGLTEPRAWQSATNGRGPWWNSGASHMNAALPKRVFDRLSLVSLLDTMARLQSQP from the coding sequence ATGAAGACAGAAGCGACCCGGATGGGTCAGGGCATTCAGAGAGGCGCCGGACGGTATCCGGCAGAGACTGAAGCCCGTGTCGAGGCAGACACGGAGGCTCACTCGTGGACGAACGCGGAGCCGAACACGCTGATGGAGCAGGTGCTTGAGCGCCAGAACCTGATGCGTGCGTATCAGCGGGTGGTGTCTAACAAGGGTGCCGCTGGTATCGATCAGATGCCGGTGACAGCCCTGAAAACCCACCTGCAACAGCACTGGCCAACGCTGCGCGAGCGGTTGTTGTCCGGAGATTACCATCCTCAACCGGTACGCCGGGTCAGTATCCCCAAGCCGCAAGGCGGGGAGCGGATACTGGGTATCCCGACGGTTCAGGGCCGCCTGATCCAACAAGCGCTTCATCAAGTGCTGAGCCCGATGCTGGAGCCGAGCTTCTCGGACCACAGCTATGGGTTCCGCCCCGGTCGAAGTGCCCACCAGGCGGTCAAGGCCATGCAACGGCACATCAACGACGGCCACCGCTGGGTGGTTGATCTGGATCTGGCCCAGTTCTTTGACCGGGTCAATCACGATGTGCTGATGAGCCTGCTGGCTCGTCGCATCACCGACCGCCGGATACTCACCCTGATCCGTCGTTACCTGCAAACCGGCACGCTGGACGGTGGGCTGGTCAGCCCGAGACGGGAAGGGGCACCGCAAGGCGGCCCCCTGTCCCCCTTGCTCTCCAATGTGCTCCTGACCGAACTGGATCGGGAGCTGGAGCGGCGGGGACACCGGTTCTGCCGCTATGCCGACGACTGCAACATCTACGTCCGCAGCCAACGGGCCGGTGACCGGGTCATGGCCAGCATCACCCACTATCTGGAAACGCACCTGCGCCTGACGATAAACACGGCGAAGAGCGCCGTGGATCGCCCTTGGCGTCGGAGCTTCCTGGGTTACAGCGTGAGCTGGCACAAAAGGCAGGTACGATTGAGGATCGCCCCCAAGAGCCTGAGGGCTTATCTGGCCAAGCTGCGCCCTCTGCTTAGACGGTCACGGGGGCAGTCGTTGACAACGACTATTCGGAACCTGAACCCGGTGCTGCGAGGTTGGGCGAATTATTACCGCCTGACCGACACAAAGCGCTCGGTAGAAGCTCTGGATGGTTGGATAAGGCGGCGACTCCGTCTGATTCTGTGGCAGCAATGGAAGCGGACCCGCACGCGGGCTCGCAACTTGATGCGGCTGGGTCTGACTGAACCGAGAGCCTGGCAGAGTGCAACGAATGGGCGTGGACCCTGGTGGAATAGCGGCGCTTCGCACATGAACGCCGCCTTACCTAAAAGGGTATTCGACCGCCTGTCTCTGGTAAGCTTGCTGGATACGATGGCCCGGCTTCAGAGTCAGCCATGA